A portion of the Saimiri boliviensis isolate mSaiBol1 chromosome 1, mSaiBol1.pri, whole genome shotgun sequence genome contains these proteins:
- the GSE1 gene encoding genetic suppressor element 1 isoform X5 encodes MLGMKTWSSLLQTLSMSHEPKSPSLGMLSTATRTTATVNPLTPSPLNGALVPSGSPATSSALSAQAAPSSSFAAALRKLAKQAEEPRGSSLSSESSPVSSPATNHSSPASTPKRVPMGPIIVPPGGHSVPSTPPVVTIAPTKTVNGVWRSESRQDAGSRSSSGGRERLIVEPPLPQEKAGGPAIPSHLLSTPYPFGLSPSSVVQDSRFPPLNLQRPVHHVVPPSTVTEDYLRSFRPYHTTDDLRVSSLPPLGLDPATAAAYYHPSYLAPHPFPHPAFRMDDSYCLSALRSPFYPIPTPGSLPPLHPSAMHLHLSGVRYPPELSHSSLAALHSERLSGLSAERLQMDEELRREREREREREADREREKEREREREKEREQEKEREREKERERELERQREQRAREKELLAAKALEPAFLPVAELHGLRGHATEERGKPSEQLTPTRAEKLKDAGLQAPKPVQHPLHPVPTPHHAVPSLISNHGIFSLPSSSAATALLIQRTNEEEKWLARQRRLRQEKEDRQSQVSEFRQQVLEQHLDMGRPPVPAEAEHRPESTTRPGPNRHEPGGRDPPQHFGGPPPLISPKPQLHAAPTALWNPVSLMDNTLETRRPESHPLHSHPAAFEPSRQAAMPLVKVERVFCPEKVEEGPRKREPAPLDKYQPPPPPPREGGTLEHQTFPPGPGPFLAELEKSTQTILGQQRASLPQAATFGELSGPLKPGSPYRPPAPRGPDPAYIYDEFLQQRRRLVSKLDLEERRRREAQEKGYYYDLDDSYDESDEEEVRAHLRCVAEQPPLKLDTSSEKLEFLQLFGLTTQQQKEELVAQKRRKRRRMLRERSPSPPTIQSKRQTPSPRLALSTRYSPDEMNNSPNFEEKKKFLTIFNLTHISAEKRKDKERLVEMLRAMKQKALSPAVAGSLTNSPRDSPAVSLSEPATQQAPLDVEKPVGVAASLPDVPKAVEPGKLEQVRPQELSRVQELAPASAEKARLSEGSGGKKSLSMLHYIRGATAKDIPVPLSHSTNGKSKPWEPFVAEEFAHQFHESVLQSTQKALQKHKGSVAVLSAEQNHKVDASVHYNIPELQSSSRVPPPQHNGQQEPPTSRKGPPTQEVDRDSEEEEEEDEDGEEDEEAPRRKWQGIEAVFEAYQEHIEEQNLERQVLQTQCRRLEARHYSLSLTAEQLSHSVAELRSQKQKMVSERERLQAELDHLRKCLALPAMHWPRGYLKGYPR; translated from the exons GGTCCTCACTGAGCAGCGAGTCGTCCCCCGTGTCCTCTCCGGCCACCAACCACAGCTCCCCCGCCAGCACACCCAAGCGTGTGCCCATGGGCCCTATCATCGTCCCCCCTGGGGGCCACAGCGTGCCCAGCACACCCCCAGTGGTGACCATCGCCCCGACCAAAACTGTCAATGGCGTCTGGAGGAGCGAGAGCCGGCAG GACGCCGGCTCCAGGAGCAGCAGTGGCGGTCGGGAACGCCTCATTGTGGAGCCCCCGCTCCCCCAGGAGAAGGCAGGGGGCCCAGCCATCCCCTCGCACCTGCTCAGCACCCCCTACCCCTTCGGCCTCTCCCCCAGCTCGGTCGTGCAGGATTCCCGCTTCCCGCCACTCAA CCTCCAGCGGCCTGTGCACCATGTGGTGCCCCCCAGCACCGTGACCGAGGACTACCTGAGAAGCTTCCGGCCCTACCACACCACTGACGACCTCCGCGTGTCCTCACTGCCTCCCCTCGGCCTGGACCCGGCCACCGCCGCAGCCTACTACCACCCCAGCTACCTGGCCCCGCACCCCTTCCCCCACCCGGCCTTCAG GATGGATGACTCCTACTGCCTGTCCGCCCTGAGATCCCCGTTCTACCCTATCCCCACTCCTGGCTCCCTGCCCCCACTGCACCCATCAGCAATGCACCTCCACCTCTCCGGGGTCCGCTACCCACCCGAGCTCTCCCACTCATCCCTGGCGGCGCTGCACTCTGAGCGCTTGTCTGGCCTCAGTGCAGAGAG GCTGCAGATGGACGAGGAGCTGAGGCGGGAGCGGGAGCGGGAGCGGGAGCGCGAGGCTGACCGCGAACGTGAGAAGGAGCGTGAGCGTGAACGTGAGAAGGAGCGTGAGCAGGAGAAGGAGCGGGAGCGGGAGAAGGAGCGGGAGCGGGAGCTGGAGCGCCAGCGGGAGCAGCGGGCCCGGGAGAAGGAGCTGCTGGCCGCCAAGGCCCTGGAGCCCGCCTTCCTGCCTGTGGCCGAGCTGCATGGGCTGCGTGGCCATGCCACCGAGGAGCGGGGCAAGCCCTCGGAGCAGCTGACCCCAACCCGAGCAG AGAAGCTGAAGGATGCCGGCCTGCAGGCGCCCAAGCCTGTGCAGCACCCCTTGCATCCGGTGCCCACCCCACACCACGCGGTGCCCAGCCTCATCTCCAACCACGGCATCTTCTCTCTGCCGAGCAGCAGCGCTGCCACGGCCCTGCTGATCCAGCGCACCAATGAGGAGGAGAAGTGGCTGGCGCGGCAGCGGCGGCTGCGGCAGGAGAAGGAGGATCGGCAGTCTCAGGTGTCGGAGTTCCGGCAGCAGGTGCTGGAGCAGCACCTGGACATGGGCCGGCCCCCAGTACCTGCAGAGGCGGAGCACAGGCCCGAGAGCACCACCAG GCCAGGACCGAACCGTCACGAGCCAGGTGGCCGTGACCCTccgcagcactttggggggccaccACCTCTGATTTCACCCAAGCCCCAGCTCCATGCTGCACCTACAGCCCTCTGGAACCCCGTGTCCCTGATGGACAACACCTTGGAGACGCGGCGCCCTGAGAGCCACCCTCTGCACAGCCACCCGGCTGCATTTGAGCCTAGCCGTCAGGCAGCCATGCCACTGGTGAAGGTGGAGCGGGTCTTCTGCCCGGAGAAAGTGGAAGAGGGGCCACGGAAGCGTGAGCCTGCCCCCCTGGACAAGTACCAACCACCTCCACCGCCACCACGAGAGGGAGGGACCCTGGAACACCAGACCTTCCCACCTGGGCCTGGGCCCTTCCTCGCTGAGCTCGAGAAGTCCACCCAGACCATCCTGGGCCAGCAGCGGGCCTCCCTCCCACAGGCAGCCACCTTTGGGGAGCTCAGTGGACCCCTGAAGCCTGGCTCACCCTACCGGCCCCCAGCACCACGGGGCCCTGACCCTGCCTACATCTACGATGAGTTCCTGCAGCAGCGCCGGAGGCTCGTGAGCAAGCTGGACCTGGAGGAGCGCAGGCGGCGGGAGGCCCAGGAGAAAG GGTACTACTACGACCTCGATGACTCTTACGATGAGAGCGATGAGGAGGAGGTCAGGGCACACCTCCGCTGTGTGGCCGAGCAGCCGCCCCTCAAACTGGACACGTCCTCCGAG AAGCTAGAGTTTTTGCAACTTTTTGGCTTGACCACCCAACAGCAGAAGGAGGAATTGGTGGCCCAGAAGCGGAGGAAGCGGCGGCGGATGTTGAGAGAGAGAAGCCCGTCGCCCCCCACAATTCAGAGCAAGCGGCAGACGCCGTCACCGAGACTGGCGCTTTCCACCCGCTACAGCCCCGATGAGATGAACAACAGCCCCAACTTCGAAGAGAAGAAGAAGTTCCTGACCATCTTCAACCTGACCCACATCAGCGCCGAGAAGAGGAAAG ACAAAGAGAGACTTGTTGAAATGCTCCGTGCCATGAAGCAGAAGGCACTGTCACCAGCAGTGGCCGGCTCCTTGACAAACTCTCCGAGGGACAGTCCTGCCGTCTCCCTGAGTG aacCAGCCACGCAGCAAGCCCCTCTGGACGTGGAGAAGCCAGTTGGTGTTGCTGCTTCCTTGCCTGACGTCCCAAAGGCCGTGGAGCCTGGGAAGCTGGAACAGGTCCGGCCCCAGGAGCTGTCAAGAGTCCAGGAGCTAGCTCCTGCCAGTGCGGAGAAGGCCAGGCTGAGTGAGGGCTCTGGAGGCAAGAAGAGCCTGAGCATGCTTCACTACATCCGGGGCGCTACAGCCAAGGACATTCCTGTGCCGCTGTCCCACAGCACCAACGGGAAGAGCAAGCCATGGGAGCCCTTTGTGGCAGAAGAGTTTGCCCATCAGTTCCACGAGTCAGTGCTGCAGTCCACCCAGAAGGCCCTGCAGAAGCATAAAG GGAGCGTGGCTGTGCTATCTGCAGAGCAGAACCATAAGGTCGACGCGTCTGTCCACTACAACATTCCCGAGCTGCAGTCCTCTAGCCGTGTCCCTCCACCCCAGCACAATGGGCAGCAGGAGCCCCCCACTTCAAGGAAGGGCCCCCCAACGCAGGAGGTGGACCGGGActcggaggaggaggaggaagaggatgaagaTGGAGAAGAGGATGAGGAAGCACCCAGGCGCAAGTGGCAAGGGATTGAGGCCGTTTTTGAAGCTTACCAGGAACACATAGAAG AGCAAAATCTGGAGCGGCAGGTGTTACAGACGCAATGCAGACGACTGGAGGCCCGGCACTACAGTCTCAGCCTGACGGCAGAGCAGCTCTCCCACAGTGTGGCG GAGTTGAGGAGCCAGAAACAGAAGATGGTCTCAGAACGCGAGCGGCTCCAGGCGGAACTGGACCACTTACGAAAGTGCCTTGCCTTGCCTGCAATGCACTGGCCTAGGGGCTACCTGAAGGGATACCCCAGGTGA
- the GSE1 gene encoding genetic suppressor element 1 isoform X9, with amino-acid sequence MLGMKTWSSLLQTLRSSLSSESSPVSSPATNHSSPASTPKRVPMGPIIVPPGGHSVPSTPPVVTIAPTKTVNGVWRSESRQDAGSRSSSGGRERLIVEPPLPQEKAGGPAIPSHLLSTPYPFGLSPSSVVQDSRFPPLNLQRPVHHVVPPSTVTEDYLRSFRPYHTTDDLRVSSLPPLGLDPATAAAYYHPSYLAPHPFPHPAFRMDDSYCLSALRSPFYPIPTPGSLPPLHPSAMHLHLSGVRYPPELSHSSLAALHSERLSGLSAERLQMDEELRREREREREREADREREKEREREREKEREQEKEREREKERERELERQREQRAREKELLAAKALEPAFLPVAELHGLRGHATEERGKPSEQLTPTRAEKLKDAGLQAPKPVQHPLHPVPTPHHAVPSLISNHGIFSLPSSSAATALLIQRTNEEEKWLARQRRLRQEKEDRQSQVSEFRQQVLEQHLDMGRPPVPAEAEHRPESTTRPGPNRHEPGGRDPPQHFGGPPPLISPKPQLHAAPTALWNPVSLMDNTLETRRPESHPLHSHPAAFEPSRQAAMPLVKVERVFCPEKVEEGPRKREPAPLDKYQPPPPPPREGGTLEHQTFPPGPGPFLAELEKSTQTILGQQRASLPQAATFGELSGPLKPGSPYRPPAPRGPDPAYIYDEFLQQRRRLVSKLDLEERRRREAQEKGYYYDLDDSYDESDEEEVRAHLRCVAEQPPLKLDTSSEKLEFLQLFGLTTQQQKEELVAQKRRKRRRMLRERSPSPPTIQSKRQTPSPRLALSTRYSPDEMNNSPNFEEKKKFLTIFNLTHISAEKRKDKERLVEMLRAMKQKALSPAVAGSLTNSPRDSPAVSLSEPATQQAPLDVEKPVGVAASLPDVPKAVEPGKLEQVRPQELSRVQELAPASAEKARLSEGSGGKKSLSMLHYIRGATAKDIPVPLSHSTNGKSKPWEPFVAEEFAHQFHESVLQSTQKALQKHKGSVAVLSAEQNHKVDASVHYNIPELQSSSRVPPPQHNGQQEPPTSRKGPPTQEVDRDSEEEEEEDEDGEEDEEAPRRKWQGIEAVFEAYQEHIEEQNLERQVLQTQCRRLEARHYSLSLTAEQLSHSVAELRSQKQKMVSERERLQAELDHLRKCLALPAMHWPRGYLKGYPR; translated from the exons GGTCCTCACTGAGCAGCGAGTCGTCCCCCGTGTCCTCTCCGGCCACCAACCACAGCTCCCCCGCCAGCACACCCAAGCGTGTGCCCATGGGCCCTATCATCGTCCCCCCTGGGGGCCACAGCGTGCCCAGCACACCCCCAGTGGTGACCATCGCCCCGACCAAAACTGTCAATGGCGTCTGGAGGAGCGAGAGCCGGCAG GACGCCGGCTCCAGGAGCAGCAGTGGCGGTCGGGAACGCCTCATTGTGGAGCCCCCGCTCCCCCAGGAGAAGGCAGGGGGCCCAGCCATCCCCTCGCACCTGCTCAGCACCCCCTACCCCTTCGGCCTCTCCCCCAGCTCGGTCGTGCAGGATTCCCGCTTCCCGCCACTCAA CCTCCAGCGGCCTGTGCACCATGTGGTGCCCCCCAGCACCGTGACCGAGGACTACCTGAGAAGCTTCCGGCCCTACCACACCACTGACGACCTCCGCGTGTCCTCACTGCCTCCCCTCGGCCTGGACCCGGCCACCGCCGCAGCCTACTACCACCCCAGCTACCTGGCCCCGCACCCCTTCCCCCACCCGGCCTTCAG GATGGATGACTCCTACTGCCTGTCCGCCCTGAGATCCCCGTTCTACCCTATCCCCACTCCTGGCTCCCTGCCCCCACTGCACCCATCAGCAATGCACCTCCACCTCTCCGGGGTCCGCTACCCACCCGAGCTCTCCCACTCATCCCTGGCGGCGCTGCACTCTGAGCGCTTGTCTGGCCTCAGTGCAGAGAG GCTGCAGATGGACGAGGAGCTGAGGCGGGAGCGGGAGCGGGAGCGGGAGCGCGAGGCTGACCGCGAACGTGAGAAGGAGCGTGAGCGTGAACGTGAGAAGGAGCGTGAGCAGGAGAAGGAGCGGGAGCGGGAGAAGGAGCGGGAGCGGGAGCTGGAGCGCCAGCGGGAGCAGCGGGCCCGGGAGAAGGAGCTGCTGGCCGCCAAGGCCCTGGAGCCCGCCTTCCTGCCTGTGGCCGAGCTGCATGGGCTGCGTGGCCATGCCACCGAGGAGCGGGGCAAGCCCTCGGAGCAGCTGACCCCAACCCGAGCAG AGAAGCTGAAGGATGCCGGCCTGCAGGCGCCCAAGCCTGTGCAGCACCCCTTGCATCCGGTGCCCACCCCACACCACGCGGTGCCCAGCCTCATCTCCAACCACGGCATCTTCTCTCTGCCGAGCAGCAGCGCTGCCACGGCCCTGCTGATCCAGCGCACCAATGAGGAGGAGAAGTGGCTGGCGCGGCAGCGGCGGCTGCGGCAGGAGAAGGAGGATCGGCAGTCTCAGGTGTCGGAGTTCCGGCAGCAGGTGCTGGAGCAGCACCTGGACATGGGCCGGCCCCCAGTACCTGCAGAGGCGGAGCACAGGCCCGAGAGCACCACCAG GCCAGGACCGAACCGTCACGAGCCAGGTGGCCGTGACCCTccgcagcactttggggggccaccACCTCTGATTTCACCCAAGCCCCAGCTCCATGCTGCACCTACAGCCCTCTGGAACCCCGTGTCCCTGATGGACAACACCTTGGAGACGCGGCGCCCTGAGAGCCACCCTCTGCACAGCCACCCGGCTGCATTTGAGCCTAGCCGTCAGGCAGCCATGCCACTGGTGAAGGTGGAGCGGGTCTTCTGCCCGGAGAAAGTGGAAGAGGGGCCACGGAAGCGTGAGCCTGCCCCCCTGGACAAGTACCAACCACCTCCACCGCCACCACGAGAGGGAGGGACCCTGGAACACCAGACCTTCCCACCTGGGCCTGGGCCCTTCCTCGCTGAGCTCGAGAAGTCCACCCAGACCATCCTGGGCCAGCAGCGGGCCTCCCTCCCACAGGCAGCCACCTTTGGGGAGCTCAGTGGACCCCTGAAGCCTGGCTCACCCTACCGGCCCCCAGCACCACGGGGCCCTGACCCTGCCTACATCTACGATGAGTTCCTGCAGCAGCGCCGGAGGCTCGTGAGCAAGCTGGACCTGGAGGAGCGCAGGCGGCGGGAGGCCCAGGAGAAAG GGTACTACTACGACCTCGATGACTCTTACGATGAGAGCGATGAGGAGGAGGTCAGGGCACACCTCCGCTGTGTGGCCGAGCAGCCGCCCCTCAAACTGGACACGTCCTCCGAG AAGCTAGAGTTTTTGCAACTTTTTGGCTTGACCACCCAACAGCAGAAGGAGGAATTGGTGGCCCAGAAGCGGAGGAAGCGGCGGCGGATGTTGAGAGAGAGAAGCCCGTCGCCCCCCACAATTCAGAGCAAGCGGCAGACGCCGTCACCGAGACTGGCGCTTTCCACCCGCTACAGCCCCGATGAGATGAACAACAGCCCCAACTTCGAAGAGAAGAAGAAGTTCCTGACCATCTTCAACCTGACCCACATCAGCGCCGAGAAGAGGAAAG ACAAAGAGAGACTTGTTGAAATGCTCCGTGCCATGAAGCAGAAGGCACTGTCACCAGCAGTGGCCGGCTCCTTGACAAACTCTCCGAGGGACAGTCCTGCCGTCTCCCTGAGTG aacCAGCCACGCAGCAAGCCCCTCTGGACGTGGAGAAGCCAGTTGGTGTTGCTGCTTCCTTGCCTGACGTCCCAAAGGCCGTGGAGCCTGGGAAGCTGGAACAGGTCCGGCCCCAGGAGCTGTCAAGAGTCCAGGAGCTAGCTCCTGCCAGTGCGGAGAAGGCCAGGCTGAGTGAGGGCTCTGGAGGCAAGAAGAGCCTGAGCATGCTTCACTACATCCGGGGCGCTACAGCCAAGGACATTCCTGTGCCGCTGTCCCACAGCACCAACGGGAAGAGCAAGCCATGGGAGCCCTTTGTGGCAGAAGAGTTTGCCCATCAGTTCCACGAGTCAGTGCTGCAGTCCACCCAGAAGGCCCTGCAGAAGCATAAAG GGAGCGTGGCTGTGCTATCTGCAGAGCAGAACCATAAGGTCGACGCGTCTGTCCACTACAACATTCCCGAGCTGCAGTCCTCTAGCCGTGTCCCTCCACCCCAGCACAATGGGCAGCAGGAGCCCCCCACTTCAAGGAAGGGCCCCCCAACGCAGGAGGTGGACCGGGActcggaggaggaggaggaagaggatgaagaTGGAGAAGAGGATGAGGAAGCACCCAGGCGCAAGTGGCAAGGGATTGAGGCCGTTTTTGAAGCTTACCAGGAACACATAGAAG AGCAAAATCTGGAGCGGCAGGTGTTACAGACGCAATGCAGACGACTGGAGGCCCGGCACTACAGTCTCAGCCTGACGGCAGAGCAGCTCTCCCACAGTGTGGCG GAGTTGAGGAGCCAGAAACAGAAGATGGTCTCAGAACGCGAGCGGCTCCAGGCGGAACTGGACCACTTACGAAAGTGCCTTGCCTTGCCTGCAATGCACTGGCCTAGGGGCTACCTGAAGGGATACCCCAGGTGA
- the GSE1 gene encoding genetic suppressor element 1 isoform X11, translating to MKGSSLSSESSPVSSPATNHSSPASTPKRVPMGPIIVPPGGHSVPSTPPVVTIAPTKTVNGVWRSESRQDAGSRSSSGGRERLIVEPPLPQEKAGGPAIPSHLLSTPYPFGLSPSSVVQDSRFPPLNLQRPVHHVVPPSTVTEDYLRSFRPYHTTDDLRVSSLPPLGLDPATAAAYYHPSYLAPHPFPHPAFRMDDSYCLSALRSPFYPIPTPGSLPPLHPSAMHLHLSGVRYPPELSHSSLAALHSERLSGLSAERLQMDEELRREREREREREADREREKEREREREKEREQEKEREREKERERELERQREQRAREKELLAAKALEPAFLPVAELHGLRGHATEERGKPSEQLTPTRAEKLKDAGLQAPKPVQHPLHPVPTPHHAVPSLISNHGIFSLPSSSAATALLIQRTNEEEKWLARQRRLRQEKEDRQSQVSEFRQQVLEQHLDMGRPPVPAEAEHRPESTTRPGPNRHEPGGRDPPQHFGGPPPLISPKPQLHAAPTALWNPVSLMDNTLETRRPESHPLHSHPAAFEPSRQAAMPLVKVERVFCPEKVEEGPRKREPAPLDKYQPPPPPPREGGTLEHQTFPPGPGPFLAELEKSTQTILGQQRASLPQAATFGELSGPLKPGSPYRPPAPRGPDPAYIYDEFLQQRRRLVSKLDLEERRRREAQEKGYYYDLDDSYDESDEEEVRAHLRCVAEQPPLKLDTSSEKLEFLQLFGLTTQQQKEELVAQKRRKRRRMLRERSPSPPTIQSKRQTPSPRLALSTRYSPDEMNNSPNFEEKKKFLTIFNLTHISAEKRKDKERLVEMLRAMKQKALSPAVAGSLTNSPRDSPAVSLSEPATQQAPLDVEKPVGVAASLPDVPKAVEPGKLEQVRPQELSRVQELAPASAEKARLSEGSGGKKSLSMLHYIRGATAKDIPVPLSHSTNGKSKPWEPFVAEEFAHQFHESVLQSTQKALQKHKGSVAVLSAEQNHKVDASVHYNIPELQSSSRVPPPQHNGQQEPPTSRKGPPTQEVDRDSEEEEEEDEDGEEDEEAPRRKWQGIEAVFEAYQEHIEEQNLERQVLQTQCRRLEARHYSLSLTAEQLSHSVAELRSQKQKMVSERERLQAELDHLRKCLALPAMHWPRGYLKGYPR from the exons GGTCCTCACTGAGCAGCGAGTCGTCCCCCGTGTCCTCTCCGGCCACCAACCACAGCTCCCCCGCCAGCACACCCAAGCGTGTGCCCATGGGCCCTATCATCGTCCCCCCTGGGGGCCACAGCGTGCCCAGCACACCCCCAGTGGTGACCATCGCCCCGACCAAAACTGTCAATGGCGTCTGGAGGAGCGAGAGCCGGCAG GACGCCGGCTCCAGGAGCAGCAGTGGCGGTCGGGAACGCCTCATTGTGGAGCCCCCGCTCCCCCAGGAGAAGGCAGGGGGCCCAGCCATCCCCTCGCACCTGCTCAGCACCCCCTACCCCTTCGGCCTCTCCCCCAGCTCGGTCGTGCAGGATTCCCGCTTCCCGCCACTCAA CCTCCAGCGGCCTGTGCACCATGTGGTGCCCCCCAGCACCGTGACCGAGGACTACCTGAGAAGCTTCCGGCCCTACCACACCACTGACGACCTCCGCGTGTCCTCACTGCCTCCCCTCGGCCTGGACCCGGCCACCGCCGCAGCCTACTACCACCCCAGCTACCTGGCCCCGCACCCCTTCCCCCACCCGGCCTTCAG GATGGATGACTCCTACTGCCTGTCCGCCCTGAGATCCCCGTTCTACCCTATCCCCACTCCTGGCTCCCTGCCCCCACTGCACCCATCAGCAATGCACCTCCACCTCTCCGGGGTCCGCTACCCACCCGAGCTCTCCCACTCATCCCTGGCGGCGCTGCACTCTGAGCGCTTGTCTGGCCTCAGTGCAGAGAG GCTGCAGATGGACGAGGAGCTGAGGCGGGAGCGGGAGCGGGAGCGGGAGCGCGAGGCTGACCGCGAACGTGAGAAGGAGCGTGAGCGTGAACGTGAGAAGGAGCGTGAGCAGGAGAAGGAGCGGGAGCGGGAGAAGGAGCGGGAGCGGGAGCTGGAGCGCCAGCGGGAGCAGCGGGCCCGGGAGAAGGAGCTGCTGGCCGCCAAGGCCCTGGAGCCCGCCTTCCTGCCTGTGGCCGAGCTGCATGGGCTGCGTGGCCATGCCACCGAGGAGCGGGGCAAGCCCTCGGAGCAGCTGACCCCAACCCGAGCAG AGAAGCTGAAGGATGCCGGCCTGCAGGCGCCCAAGCCTGTGCAGCACCCCTTGCATCCGGTGCCCACCCCACACCACGCGGTGCCCAGCCTCATCTCCAACCACGGCATCTTCTCTCTGCCGAGCAGCAGCGCTGCCACGGCCCTGCTGATCCAGCGCACCAATGAGGAGGAGAAGTGGCTGGCGCGGCAGCGGCGGCTGCGGCAGGAGAAGGAGGATCGGCAGTCTCAGGTGTCGGAGTTCCGGCAGCAGGTGCTGGAGCAGCACCTGGACATGGGCCGGCCCCCAGTACCTGCAGAGGCGGAGCACAGGCCCGAGAGCACCACCAG GCCAGGACCGAACCGTCACGAGCCAGGTGGCCGTGACCCTccgcagcactttggggggccaccACCTCTGATTTCACCCAAGCCCCAGCTCCATGCTGCACCTACAGCCCTCTGGAACCCCGTGTCCCTGATGGACAACACCTTGGAGACGCGGCGCCCTGAGAGCCACCCTCTGCACAGCCACCCGGCTGCATTTGAGCCTAGCCGTCAGGCAGCCATGCCACTGGTGAAGGTGGAGCGGGTCTTCTGCCCGGAGAAAGTGGAAGAGGGGCCACGGAAGCGTGAGCCTGCCCCCCTGGACAAGTACCAACCACCTCCACCGCCACCACGAGAGGGAGGGACCCTGGAACACCAGACCTTCCCACCTGGGCCTGGGCCCTTCCTCGCTGAGCTCGAGAAGTCCACCCAGACCATCCTGGGCCAGCAGCGGGCCTCCCTCCCACAGGCAGCCACCTTTGGGGAGCTCAGTGGACCCCTGAAGCCTGGCTCACCCTACCGGCCCCCAGCACCACGGGGCCCTGACCCTGCCTACATCTACGATGAGTTCCTGCAGCAGCGCCGGAGGCTCGTGAGCAAGCTGGACCTGGAGGAGCGCAGGCGGCGGGAGGCCCAGGAGAAAG GGTACTACTACGACCTCGATGACTCTTACGATGAGAGCGATGAGGAGGAGGTCAGGGCACACCTCCGCTGTGTGGCCGAGCAGCCGCCCCTCAAACTGGACACGTCCTCCGAG AAGCTAGAGTTTTTGCAACTTTTTGGCTTGACCACCCAACAGCAGAAGGAGGAATTGGTGGCCCAGAAGCGGAGGAAGCGGCGGCGGATGTTGAGAGAGAGAAGCCCGTCGCCCCCCACAATTCAGAGCAAGCGGCAGACGCCGTCACCGAGACTGGCGCTTTCCACCCGCTACAGCCCCGATGAGATGAACAACAGCCCCAACTTCGAAGAGAAGAAGAAGTTCCTGACCATCTTCAACCTGACCCACATCAGCGCCGAGAAGAGGAAAG ACAAAGAGAGACTTGTTGAAATGCTCCGTGCCATGAAGCAGAAGGCACTGTCACCAGCAGTGGCCGGCTCCTTGACAAACTCTCCGAGGGACAGTCCTGCCGTCTCCCTGAGTG aacCAGCCACGCAGCAAGCCCCTCTGGACGTGGAGAAGCCAGTTGGTGTTGCTGCTTCCTTGCCTGACGTCCCAAAGGCCGTGGAGCCTGGGAAGCTGGAACAGGTCCGGCCCCAGGAGCTGTCAAGAGTCCAGGAGCTAGCTCCTGCCAGTGCGGAGAAGGCCAGGCTGAGTGAGGGCTCTGGAGGCAAGAAGAGCCTGAGCATGCTTCACTACATCCGGGGCGCTACAGCCAAGGACATTCCTGTGCCGCTGTCCCACAGCACCAACGGGAAGAGCAAGCCATGGGAGCCCTTTGTGGCAGAAGAGTTTGCCCATCAGTTCCACGAGTCAGTGCTGCAGTCCACCCAGAAGGCCCTGCAGAAGCATAAAG GGAGCGTGGCTGTGCTATCTGCAGAGCAGAACCATAAGGTCGACGCGTCTGTCCACTACAACATTCCCGAGCTGCAGTCCTCTAGCCGTGTCCCTCCACCCCAGCACAATGGGCAGCAGGAGCCCCCCACTTCAAGGAAGGGCCCCCCAACGCAGGAGGTGGACCGGGActcggaggaggaggaggaagaggatgaagaTGGAGAAGAGGATGAGGAAGCACCCAGGCGCAAGTGGCAAGGGATTGAGGCCGTTTTTGAAGCTTACCAGGAACACATAGAAG AGCAAAATCTGGAGCGGCAGGTGTTACAGACGCAATGCAGACGACTGGAGGCCCGGCACTACAGTCTCAGCCTGACGGCAGAGCAGCTCTCCCACAGTGTGGCG GAGTTGAGGAGCCAGAAACAGAAGATGGTCTCAGAACGCGAGCGGCTCCAGGCGGAACTGGACCACTTACGAAAGTGCCTTGCCTTGCCTGCAATGCACTGGCCTAGGGGCTACCTGAAGGGATACCCCAGGTGA